The window GCGACATGCGTCCCACCCGCTCCCGCCACGCGGCACCCGGCGGGCAGCTTCTCACCGCCCGTCTTCGTCTATAAAAGCCGACCTCCTCGCCGGTGAACACCACAACTCGCCACCATAACCTCTCTCTCCCACTCTTCCCCGCCGACGAGCAATGGCGAGCGCTACACAGGCGACACCGCGGCGGTGAACGACTACGGCGGCCGCCATCTGCGCGAGGACAAGACGCACCTCCTCTACAAGGCCGGCTACCCGGCGCCTCCGGACATGCGCGTGCCGGGCTTGTGGAGTCTGAGCGCTGGCGGCGTCCAGGTGCCGAACGGCGCGCCGAGATAGCGCGCATCCATTCGTCGTTGTCGGAGGCGCAACGGAACGAGCCGACGTACTCGGCCGACAGCCACACGTTGTGGACGATGTACTTTGACCGCGCCACGCCGACCAAGTCGCCTCCGTGAACGGCACCGTGCCCCACGGCCGCCTCAACGTCGACGGGCGGCGCAAATGGTGGGGCATGCCCAGCCGCACCCTCGAGGCCGACAACACGCCGCGCCTCGAGTACCCGACGCCCCCGTCCTTCTCTCGCCACCGCGGTAGTTCCTGGACGCCGCGGCGAATGGAGACGGCGACCTCCTCGTCGTCAGGCTCCAGCTTGCTTTCCTCCGGGTCGCCGGCACTCCGCCCCGTCAAGCCGGAGCCGCAGGAGACGCCGCTTGGGTGCCGCACCCGCAGCGGCgccctcgtcatcaacgaggACGGCCGCCCCTCCCCTCATTCCCTCCTCCTCGTCCAGCCGAAGACAGAGCCGGGGTTGCTCCCCGTGAAGAAGGAGCACGAGGAGATGGCCGCCGCCGACGAGACCGCCCTCAAGTGGGCGAAGGCGGACTACGTCCGCGAGCAGGTGGAGCGCAAAGCACCGGGCCTACGAGGAGATCAAAGCTCGGCGTCgcggacgcgacgagggcggcgtcGTCGTCCTCGACAGCGATGACGAGGATGCGCCCAGGCCGTCCAACCCCCCGCGCGTGGGCGACCCTGGTGAGGGGTGCAGCAGGGACGACGGCGGCTCCGGCGGTACGCAGGGCGGCGGcgacgatgatgatgacgacgacggcggcggcgactacaCCCGTTCTGCAGGCTCCTCGATGTTGAGTATAATGTATATTAGGAAGTATAGGATAGACTAGTATTTGTTCCTGCTTTGTCTTGTACTTCAAGTTGATCATTGTACTCCTacatatatgcccacgaggctcaagcaatacaacgaacTATTTCACCAATCAtgtctctcccttctaacatggtatctatCGCAAGTCGATCCTAAACCCTAGCCGTCGCCGCTTCCGCACCCGCACGCCACCCccggggcggtcggcctccatgaccgccgccgggggccgcgccgcccgtacctagggttcgtccgccggtcGTGTTGACCGGCTGCCTTAGAGAGTCTTTTCCCCGAGCCTTGCTCCGGGGTTTTCTCTCCCGCTGGTCATCTTGATCGCGCggtttctttttggttttccgatctattcttgatcggtttgcgtcgcccacCGCCGCCATCGACCCCGAGCGCCTCTACTCCGACCCCGACGCTACCAGCCGGCCTCTCTTCCGACCCGGCGGCCACGCGTGCCGAGGCGGCCCGTCAGGGCCAACCGCCGTCCGCGCGTCCGTCCGCCCGTCGCCCTGCGCCGGCCGTCACCGCCCTGCTTCGACCGGGACACCTGCATcgccccgacccggcggcctcggCCCATGCGACGGCCAATCATAGCCGTCGCTCGCGCGCCGGCCCGCCCATCGATCCACATCACCCGCATCCGCCGCGTCTGCAAGGCGACCCGGCGGTCCACCTCGCCGGCCTCGTCCTCGGCTGCGTCGGGACGGCTGCGTCAGGCTCGTCGGCTGCCTCAACTTGGGCGCCGCTGCTCCGTTGGTCACTCGGGCCTCGCTGCCCAGGCGCCGGCGTTGCTTTGGCAGCCCGGGTGTCGGTGCTGACAAGCTCGTCTGCACGACGTCCCACGCCGTCCGTCGTCGCCGGCTTCATCTCGGACTCCGCCTTCACCGAGCGGCGTCCCCTACCTCGCGCGCGATCGGCTCGATCACCAGctcgccgccgcgatccgcctcatctacgccgcgcgaccgacctggcccgtcagttacgcgcgcctccgcaggtcccgtgaagatcgtccccgagttcagcgcccctctccaccgatcgagcatcgggctgccgctgtgtcgccccgtcgggccgcagcgccgccgccctgTGGTTCTCCtcgcgtcgccccttcgggccgtagtgccgcgatacgcggtccccgccgccgcctcgaggccgTCCCCGCGACTGCACCGACTCGCGAACCGCCGTTGCGTCGCCCCTTCAGGCCGCAGCGTCGCGGcccgcggtccccgccgccgccccgaggttttcccgccgtcgccccgacccgcctgccgccgctgcatcgccccttcgggccgcagcgccgcggcccgcggtccactcCGTCGTCACCACGCGTCGACCTCTCGTGGTATGAGCCGCGTCATCTTccttggcgcgggaacgccaccgtTCGCGCtggtcttcgtcacgctgtcagggttcttcgcctacttcgagcaccgccaCCGCACTCCTAATCTAGCCGTCGCCGTCAGGCCACCGTCGCCGCTCTTCttttgccgccgccgccgctcgtacacccccttcgtcttcgtccaagcaccagcccgtcgccagcgtcgccgtcatctaccccgacctcttcgtctactccgaccaccgttggtgacatcggccccgagccgatggacgccgcaatcgtcgttgagttcttctctgctggcccctccgacttctccgacatggcgtgcaggtccctcgtctacgcatgcccggtgctggcaacaccgatgcgtgccttcatccacgacgtgtccccgagcctggcaagcctggtcggcgcttcgtcaacttcgtcttcgtccgtctacgcatgtccggtgctggcaacaccggtgcgtgccttcgtccacgatgTGTCCCCGGGCTTGGCAAACCCGCGGCGACGCGTCGTCAACAACATCTTCTTCCTGGCGCACCcctacttcgacaccactgcgcccatgctaactcggcgcccccttgcccgcggctccacggcgacttcctcgacaccagctaccccgactcgacatcgaccacggcattcttcacacggctacctcgaccacggctccaccacccacgctctcggctacatcgacaaacggcacaaagggctaccgccttgcttgagcaacctcgccggttgccactccagccacgactccgcgatgcgtcgaccgttacgactggggggggggggggtccgtcggcttgccttcggattcttctccagtctcaccgtctacgtcgctaccgttgtgactgcaGGGGGATGTTGAGTATAATGTATATTAGGAAGTATATGATAGACTAGGATTTGTTCCTGCCTTGtcttgtactcctatatatatgcccacgaggctcaagcaatacaacgaactattccaccaatcctctctctcccttctaacactCGACATGTAGAAGGCGGGCGCGGCAGCGACGTAGTAGGGCTAGGTGTGCTTGTTTTTTAAtcatgtttttttgtttttgtatAAATTTGAATGAAATCGCCGAGTCTGTGCGGTGTTTGTGCCGAGTTGTGCCGATTTGGGGCGACCTGGGGGTGGCGACTGGGAACACGTTCGCCCCTAAGCCGAAATTAACGCTGGCTTGGCCCCAGACAGCGCTTTTTCGGCGTCCCGGGGGGCCGAgtggctggagatgctctaagcggCGTCCTGCAGCCGCACCGCCACCCCTCTCACCTCCGGCGGCTGAGGACGGGGTGGATTCGGCCGATACCACAAGCACACACTCGGGCTTGATGGCATTGCGATGTCAATGCATATACTCAAACGGGAGAACCCAGAGGTGGTGAACGAGATCGAGGAGGTTGAGGAGAGCCGAGTAATCAAGAAGAAGAGTGGGACGGAGAAGTGCAAGATCGAGGAGGACAAAGCTTTTGTGGATCTTGGGTCAGCATCTTTCTTGATGTCACACGTTTAAATTGTCTGTGTGTTgtgtgttttttttttttttttttgagaatcgTCTGTGTGTTGTGTTGAAATGTGATCAACTCTGTTACGATTGTGACCGCCGGGGCCGGGGACGGCGGACGGAGTGTGGCCAGCACGCCGACACGCCCGGCCATCATCACCCCGCGGATGCGGGCGTGAGGCGGCCATGCGGACCCGTGTCCGTGTGTGTGTgcccaccacgaccacgaccaccaccCCGCCAGGAATCCGGCGTGTCCCCACTGAGGAGAGATCGCCAGCAATCCGCCGCGGCGTCGCAGCGATAAGGGGAGCGGATAGAGCGCGGGCGGCGCAGCCAATCAGCGCCCGGAGGCCAGCACGCGCCCCTcatcccctcccctcccctcccggATTCTCTTCCACGCCGGCCCGCATGTGGGCTTAACCCAACCCCCCACCCACACCCAACCCAACACGCGCGCGCATTACAAAATTCGTCCCAGAGAGCGCGCGCACCGGCCGGCTCATCCTCCCTCCGACGCGGCGGCTCATCGTCCCTCCGAGAACGCGCGCACCGGCcggcgggggagagagggagaagcGGCCGTATAAGGATCTCCCCGCGCTCTCTCCGGTTTTATCTATCTATCTGTATCAATCAATCTACCTACCTACGTTCGTGGGCCGGGCTGAGAAGGGAGGAAGGCCGCCGCTGCATTTTCTTGGTGGTCTGATGATGGCGGGAGCGACGTCagccacggccgccgcgggcgcattcgccgccgccgccgctgccagcGCCAAGGCGGCGTGCCCCTGGGCCGTTGTCGCCGCCGGCGGCCGGAGGCGGTCCGGCGTCGTCGTGCGCTGCGACGCCGGCGGGGATGCCCAGGCAGCGTCCAAGGCGGCCAGCATCACCGCGCTCGAGCAGTTCAAGATCTCCGCAGACCGTGAGTCCCTTCCCCCTCCTCCAATTTGCATTGATTGTTGTGAGCACATGCAGCATTCTTACAGGCTATTGATCTATCATTACTACTAATTAGTTGTGTTCACAGCCTATCTGTTCAGGTTTACACAACCAAAGACAATTGGACTTGGAGATTGTGTGATATCCTGTCGATTAGTTTTCTTTTTCTGCACCGAGTGTCGAAAGGTTCGCAAGTTCTAGTGGTAACTGAGATCTTGGAGGCACGCGCTTCACAGATTGATTGGCAGACCATTAGCACTACAGTATGGTTGGTATAGGAGCTTAACAAAAATGTGTTAATTAGTGTTTGTTGCAGCCTAAATAAAGGAGCCTGCCTACCTGACTAAAATTGCTAATTACTAACATCATACAAGATAACAAGGTAAGAATGGACACTAGTTGTTGCATGCTTCAGGTATCAGATATTGACCAATTACAGGAAAAAGTGGGTTCAGGTTCTCTTTGTTGTTTTGTTCTGTAATAACCTGAGTCTCCCGCTGCTAAAACTTCAAGATTCGAAGTATGCAATTACTTGATTCAGACTGTAGATGTGTGCGACTCTACTAGTGTAAGCACACAATATACCCCTTATATAATTACAACATATCAAGAAATCATTATGTAGTGAAGGTAGCTGTTGAAGGAGCGGAACCGACACATCTTTAATCAAGATCAGCTCCGTCTAGTCGACGCGGTGACCCTTGCTCATGAGGACTTTGCCCTGTGTTGCTTGGCTTTGCTTGTACACTAGTCTGATCGCCTGTAGAAAGTTGCTTGTTTGTTTTGGCTTAGGAGGATATTTAAGCACTACTTTTTCTTCCTACTCAAGTGATTTGACTTTTCTGCTTATTTTTGCTTGCTGTGGCATAAACTTTCATGCGGCGGTTTGTGCTAACGAACTTCCTCTCCTCGTTTCATGAATGAGCAGAGCTCTTGCATCTTCTGTGCTTAAAAAGGGAAAGTTGTTATGGTGATTTGTGCTAACAAACTTCTTTCCTCTTTTCCTTCTTTGTGCTTGCTTGCTGTGGCAAGCTGTGTAACAAACTTCTTTTCCTACTTTAATGAATGGGCAGAGCTCTGGCATCCTTGCTAAAAAAACGTTATGGTGATTTGCATTCAAACTTAATTAGTTCCATTCTTTCATTTAAAAAAAGTGTGTCTATTTGCAGTATGTGACAATGTTTTCTATTTTCACTACCAGGGTACATGAAGGAAAAGAGTAGCATCGCTGTAATAGGCCTCAGTGTACACACAGCACCAGTGGACATGCGTGAAAAACTTGCTGTTGCAGAGGAACTATGGCCCCGTGCTATTTCAGAACTCACCAGTCTGAATCATATTGAAGAGGCTGCTGTTCTTAGTACCTGCAACAGAATGGAGATATATGTGGTGGCTTTATCATGGAACCGTGGTATTAGAGAAGTAGTAGACTGGATGTCAAAGGTGAGAGGAGAGTCAAATGCTTGTTTGAACTGCTTAGCCCTTTTTGGTTGCTCAAGAGCGCAGTATTGTCAATGAAAGCTCTAATGCTCATCATGCTGTTCTTTTTTGCAGAAAAGTGGAATCCCTGCTTCCGAGCTAAGGGAGCATCTCTTTATGCTGCGTGACAGTGACGCCACGCGCCATCTGTTTGAGGTGTCCGCCGGGCTTGACTCTTTGGTTCTTGGAGAAGGACAAATCCTTGCTCAAGTTAAACAAGTCGTTAGAAATGGGCAAAACAGCGGGGGCTTGGGAAAGAACATTGATAGGATGTTCAAGGATGCAATCACAGCTGGAAAGCGCGTCCGCTGTGAGACCAACATATCAGCTGGTGCTGTGTCTGTCAGCTCAGCTGCGGTTGAATTGGCCATGATGAAGCTTCCAAAGTCTGAGTGCTTGTCAGCTAGGATGCTTTTGATTGGCGCTGGCAAGATGGGAAAATTAGTGGTCAAACATTTGATTGCCAAAGGATGCAAGAAGGTTGTTGTGGTGAACCGTTCGGTGGAAAGGGTGGATGCCATCCGCGAAGAGATGAAAGATATCGAGATTGTGTACAGGCCTCTCACGGAGATGTACGAAGCCGCTGCTGACGCTGATGTCGTGTTCACAAGCACAGCATCCGAATCCTTATTATTCACGAAGGAGCATGCGGAGGCACTTCCTCCTATTTCTCTTGCCATGGGTGGTGTTCGGCTTTTCGTCGACATATCCGTCCCAAGGAATGTCGGCGCGTGTCTATCCGAAGTGGAGCACGCACGGGTATACAACGTCGACGACCTCAAAGAGGTGGTGGAGGCCAACAAGGAAGACCGTGTGAGGAAAGCAATGGAGGCCCAAGCAATCATCACCCAAGAACTGAAGCGGTTCGAGGCCTGGAGGGACTCGCTGGAGACGGTCCCAACCATCAAGAAGCTGAGGTCGTA is drawn from Aegilops tauschii subsp. strangulata cultivar AL8/78 chromosome 1, Aet v6.0, whole genome shotgun sequence and contains these coding sequences:
- the LOC109758780 gene encoding glutamyl-tRNA reductase 2 isoform X1, with amino-acid sequence MMAGATSATAAAGAFAAAAAASAKAACPWAVVAAGGRRRSGVVVRCDAGGDAQAASKAASITALEQFKISADRYMKEKSSIAVIGLSVHTAPVDMREKLAVAEELWPRAISELTSLNHIEEAAVLSTCNRMEIYVVALSWNRGIREVVDWMSKKSGIPASELREHLFMLRDSDATRHLFEVSAGLDSLVLGEGQILAQVKQVVRNGQNSGGLGKNIDRMFKDAITAGKRVRCETNISAGAVSVSSAAVELAMMKLPKSECLSARMLLIGAGKMGKLVVKHLIAKGCKKVVVVNRSVERVDAIREEMKDIEIVYRPLTEMYEAAADADVVFTSTASESLLFTKEHAEALPPISLAMGGVRLFVDISVPRNVGACLSEVEHARVYNVDDLKEVVEANKEDRVRKAMEAQAIITQELKRFEAWRDSLETVPTIKKLRSYADRIRASELEKCLQKIGEDNLNKKMRRSIEELSTGIVNKLLHGPLQHLRCDGSDSRTLDETLENMHALNRMFNLDTEKAVLEQKIKAKVEKIQS
- the LOC109758780 gene encoding glutamyl-tRNA reductase 2 isoform X2; this translates as MGRALASLLKKRYGYMKEKSSIAVIGLSVHTAPVDMREKLAVAEELWPRAISELTSLNHIEEAAVLSTCNRMEIYVVALSWNRGIREVVDWMSKKSGIPASELREHLFMLRDSDATRHLFEVSAGLDSLVLGEGQILAQVKQVVRNGQNSGGLGKNIDRMFKDAITAGKRVRCETNISAGAVSVSSAAVELAMMKLPKSECLSARMLLIGAGKMGKLVVKHLIAKGCKKVVVVNRSVERVDAIREEMKDIEIVYRPLTEMYEAAADADVVFTSTASESLLFTKEHAEALPPISLAMGGVRLFVDISVPRNVGACLSEVEHARVYNVDDLKEVVEANKEDRVRKAMEAQAIITQELKRFEAWRDSLETVPTIKKLRSYADRIRASELEKCLQKIGEDNLNKKMRRSIEELSTGIVNKLLHGPLQHLRCDGSDSRTLDETLENMHALNRMFNLDTEKAVLEQKIKAKVEKIQS